One region of Bradyrhizobium betae genomic DNA includes:
- the mobB gene encoding molybdopterin-guanine dinucleotide biosynthesis protein B: MKVIGLAGWSGAGKTTLLTRLIPHFKAQGLRVSVIKHAHHQFDVDVPGKDSWRHREAGAAEVLVASSNRWALMHELRGAAEPRLPELLSKLSAVDLVVVEGFKREPHRKIEVHRADNDKPLLFPDDPGIVGIATDTAIATRLPTVHLDDIEAAAALLLRAAMPVEEAVAKSDALR, encoded by the coding sequence ATGAAAGTCATCGGCCTTGCGGGCTGGAGCGGTGCGGGCAAGACCACGCTGTTGACGCGGCTGATCCCGCATTTCAAGGCGCAAGGCTTGCGCGTCTCCGTCATAAAGCATGCGCATCACCAGTTCGACGTCGACGTGCCCGGCAAGGATTCCTGGCGCCATCGCGAGGCCGGCGCGGCTGAGGTGCTGGTCGCTTCGTCAAACCGCTGGGCGCTGATGCACGAATTGCGCGGAGCGGCGGAGCCGCGGCTGCCGGAACTCCTGAGCAAGCTGTCCGCCGTTGACCTCGTCGTGGTCGAAGGTTTCAAGCGCGAGCCGCATCGCAAGATCGAGGTGCATCGCGCCGACAATGACAAGCCGCTGCTGTTTCCCGACGATCCCGGGATTGTCGGGATCGCGACCGACACCGCCATTGCAACGCGGCTGCCGACGGTCCATCTCGATGACATCGAGGCTGCCGCGGCGCTGCTGCTGCGCGCGGCCATGCCGGTCGAGGAAGCGGTCGCGAAAAGCGACGCACTGCGCTGA
- the fdhD gene encoding formate dehydrogenase accessory sulfurtransferase FdhD — protein MMKIDKAPVPLILPNPDDPRLTQSVTGTDQSGARVEIKVPMERPLTLYLNAQEIVTMMTIGDYPEYLALGYLLNQNMLKYNDAVTEVEYDDDLQVVVVRTEHHTNFEAKLKKRTQTSGCAQGTAFGDLLEAVESVALPKSELRTSWLYQMTQTINTMPSLYLEAGAIHGCVLCKEGEPLCYTEDVGRHNAVDKIAGWMYRHGVDPSDKILYTTGRLTSEMVIKTVRMGIPILVSRSGFTAWGVDLARQVGLTLVGRARGKRFIALAGEERIVYDQNLAYVEEESAKHKRKGEGGDD, from the coding sequence ATGATGAAGATCGACAAAGCCCCGGTGCCCCTGATCCTCCCGAATCCTGACGACCCGCGCTTGACCCAGAGCGTGACCGGGACCGACCAGTCCGGCGCCAGGGTCGAGATCAAGGTGCCGATGGAGCGGCCGCTGACGCTTTACCTGAATGCCCAGGAGATCGTCACCATGATGACGATCGGCGACTATCCCGAATATCTGGCGCTCGGCTATCTGCTGAACCAGAACATGCTGAAATATAATGACGCGGTCACCGAGGTCGAATACGACGACGATCTCCAGGTGGTCGTGGTGCGCACCGAGCACCACACCAATTTCGAAGCCAAGCTGAAGAAGCGCACCCAGACCTCGGGCTGCGCGCAGGGCACCGCCTTCGGCGACCTGCTCGAAGCGGTGGAGAGCGTCGCGCTGCCGAAGTCAGAGCTGCGCACCTCCTGGCTCTACCAGATGACGCAGACCATCAACACAATGCCCTCGCTCTATCTGGAGGCCGGCGCGATCCATGGCTGCGTTCTGTGCAAGGAGGGCGAGCCGCTTTGCTACACCGAGGATGTGGGCCGCCACAACGCGGTCGACAAAATCGCGGGCTGGATGTACCGCCACGGCGTCGATCCCAGCGACAAGATCCTCTACACCACGGGGCGCCTCACCTCCGAGATGGTGATCAAGACGGTGCGCATGGGCATTCCGATCCTGGTCTCGCGCTCCGGCTTCACCGCCTGGGGCGTCGATCTGGCGCGGCAAGTCGGTCTGACATTGGTCGGCCGCGCGCGCGGCAAGCGCTTCATCGCGCTCGCGGGCGAAGAACGCATCGTCTACGACCAGAACCTCGCCTACGTCGAGGAAGAGTCGGCGAAGCACAAGCGTAAGGGTGAAGGTGGTGACGACTAG
- the mobA gene encoding molybdenum cofactor guanylyltransferase MobA, translating to MKVVTTRIPATRIPSTLGVLLAGGLARRMGGGDKPMRTIDGRTILERVIARLSPQCSGLILNANGDPARFAAFGLQVIADDVPGFPGPLAGILAALDWTAANRPEIEWVLSAAGDCPFLPRDLVARLHEARERENAQLAVAASGDQTHPVIGLWRVDLREQLRHALVVEDVRKIDRWTARYPLATVTWPTEPLDPFFNANTVEDIAEAERLAALDAAS from the coding sequence GTGAAGGTGGTGACGACTAGGATTCCGGCAACGCGTATTCCATCAACTCTTGGCGTGCTGCTGGCCGGCGGCCTTGCACGTCGCATGGGCGGCGGCGACAAGCCGATGCGCACCATTGACGGTCGCACCATTCTGGAGCGCGTCATCGCGCGCCTGTCGCCCCAGTGCAGTGGATTGATCCTCAACGCCAATGGCGATCCCGCGCGTTTCGCCGCGTTCGGTTTGCAGGTCATCGCCGACGACGTGCCAGGCTTTCCCGGCCCGCTCGCCGGCATCCTCGCCGCCCTCGACTGGACTGCGGCGAACCGACCCGAGATCGAATGGGTACTCAGCGCGGCCGGCGACTGCCCTTTCCTGCCGCGCGACCTCGTCGCGCGCCTGCATGAAGCACGGGAACGCGAGAATGCGCAGCTTGCGGTCGCCGCATCCGGTGACCAGACGCATCCGGTGATCGGGCTGTGGCGCGTAGATTTGCGCGAGCAGCTCCGCCATGCGCTGGTGGTCGAGGACGTCCGCAAGATCGACCGTTGGACCGCGCGCTACCCGCTCGCGACGGTGACGTGGCCGACCGAGCCGCTCGACCCGTTCTTCAATGCCAATACGGTCGAGGATATCGCCGAGGCTGAACGACTGGCTGCGCTGGACGCAGCATCTTGA
- a CDS encoding FAD-dependent monooxygenase, which yields MARPLSVAIIGAGMGGLATAAALRRVGVEVMVYEQASRFARIGAGIQIGCNAMKVLRALGLEARMRAHAFYPRSWNNRDWRSGDIKFDMIFGESAEEKFGAPYLLAHRGDLHAALASAVPDACVKLDHKLVGLDETGDAVRLSFADGTGAVADAVVGADGVHSVVRDILFDTAPVRFTGRIAYRTTYPAALLGGERIDDCTKWWGEDRHIVIYYVKPDRSEVYLVTSQPEPDFRIESWSAKGDVRDLRASFEGFHPQVGKVLAACPDVHKWAIMDRDALARWADGRVTLLGDACHPMTPYMAQGAAMAIEDAAVLSRCLHGVDRDGVADAFRRFEATRKERTTRVQETSRANIWLKERTDTSWVYGYDAWAEPLAA from the coding sequence ATGGCAAGGCCGCTTTCGGTTGCGATCATTGGTGCCGGCATGGGGGGTCTGGCGACCGCCGCCGCCCTCCGGCGTGTCGGCGTTGAGGTGATGGTCTACGAGCAAGCCTCCCGGTTCGCCCGCATCGGCGCCGGCATCCAGATCGGCTGCAACGCCATGAAGGTGTTGCGCGCGCTCGGGCTGGAGGCGCGGATGCGCGCGCACGCGTTCTATCCGCGCTCCTGGAACAACCGCGACTGGCGCAGCGGCGACATCAAGTTCGACATGATTTTTGGCGAGAGCGCGGAGGAGAAGTTCGGTGCGCCCTATCTGCTCGCTCATCGCGGCGATCTCCACGCGGCATTGGCGAGTGCCGTGCCGGATGCGTGCGTGAAGCTCGACCACAAGCTGGTCGGTCTCGACGAGACCGGCGATGCCGTCCGGCTGAGCTTTGCCGACGGCACCGGTGCTGTTGCCGATGCTGTGGTCGGCGCGGACGGTGTGCATTCAGTCGTGCGCGACATCCTGTTCGACACCGCGCCGGTCAGGTTCACCGGGCGCATCGCCTATCGCACCACCTATCCGGCCGCGCTGCTCGGGGGAGAGCGGATCGACGACTGCACCAAATGGTGGGGCGAGGACCGCCACATCGTGATCTATTACGTCAAGCCGGATCGCAGCGAAGTCTATCTCGTCACCAGCCAGCCCGAGCCGGACTTCCGCATCGAGTCATGGTCGGCAAAGGGCGACGTGCGGGATCTGCGGGCCTCGTTCGAAGGCTTTCATCCGCAGGTCGGCAAAGTGCTGGCGGCGTGTCCCGACGTGCACAAATGGGCGATCATGGACCGCGACGCGCTGGCGCGCTGGGCTGACGGCAGGGTGACGCTGCTCGGCGATGCCTGCCATCCCATGACGCCCTACATGGCGCAGGGCGCGGCGATGGCGATCGAGGATGCCGCGGTGCTGTCGCGCTGCCTCCACGGTGTCGACCGTGACGGCGTCGCAGATGCGTTCCGCCGCTTCGAGGCGACACGCAAGGAGCGCACTACGCGCGTGCAGGAAACCTCGCGCGCCAATATCTGGCTGAAGGAGCGGACCGATACAAGCTGGGTCTACGGCTACGATGCATGGGCGGAGCCGCTGGCGGCTTGA
- a CDS encoding molybdopterin biosynthesis protein, with the protein MGSGMTTTSQTPDSSALEQEQFLKILSREDALARFEAALFPRAIPSEARKLADALGAALAEDITAPIDVPPFDRSNVDGFAVRSADLAAAGEGTPVHLAVNGETIHCGITPTLQVVAGTATPIATGGPLPRGADAVVMVEHTQPAGPDAIDVRRAASPGQFVSYAGSDIARGEALLRAGTVIGSREIGMLAACGIAEVNVARKPRVAVISTGDELVQPGEALAPAAIYDTNGAIVAAAIDENGGEAIFVGAIPDDEAKLEAAMRRALSGADMLVLSGGTSKGAGDLSHRIIGRLGQPGIIAHGVALKPGKPLCLAVCDGKPVVILPGFPTSAMFTFHDMIVPVLRRMAGLPARSDARANVTVPVRISSELGRTEFVMVSLVEGKDGLIAYPSGKGSGAITSFAQADGFLRIDAMADQMPAGTATEVTLFTPHVRVPDLVIVGSHCTGLDLVTAQLAHVGLSVRSIAVGSLGGLAAAKRGECDLAPIHLFDDKSETYNTPYLVDGLELVPGWRRMQGIVFRKGDKRFEGLGAKEAVAAALADPACIMVNRNQGAGTRILIDRLLGDARPEGYWNQPRSHNAVAAAVAQHRADWGMTIAPVAHAVGLGFIPFAEEHYDFALVTARKQRPAVQAFLEALGSDETRTALERAGFRPA; encoded by the coding sequence ATGGGTTCCGGCATGACGACGACCTCGCAAACGCCAGACAGCAGCGCGCTCGAGCAGGAGCAATTCCTCAAGATCCTCTCGCGCGAAGATGCATTGGCGCGGTTTGAGGCGGCGCTGTTCCCGCGCGCGATCCCGAGCGAAGCGCGCAAGCTGGCTGATGCACTCGGCGCGGCGCTCGCCGAAGACATCACGGCGCCGATCGACGTGCCCCCGTTCGACCGCTCCAATGTCGACGGTTTTGCCGTCCGCTCGGCCGATCTTGCCGCGGCCGGCGAAGGCACGCCGGTGCATCTCGCAGTGAACGGTGAGACCATCCACTGCGGCATCACCCCCACGCTGCAAGTCGTGGCAGGAACCGCAACGCCGATTGCGACCGGCGGCCCGCTGCCGCGCGGCGCGGATGCCGTGGTCATGGTCGAGCACACCCAGCCGGCCGGTCCGGATGCGATCGACGTTCGTCGCGCCGCGTCTCCCGGGCAGTTCGTCTCCTATGCAGGCTCCGACATCGCGCGCGGCGAGGCGCTGCTGCGCGCCGGCACGGTCATCGGCTCGCGCGAGATCGGCATGCTGGCGGCCTGCGGCATTGCCGAGGTGAATGTCGCGCGCAAGCCGCGGGTCGCCGTGATCTCCACCGGCGACGAATTGGTCCAACCGGGCGAGGCGCTTGCACCGGCCGCGATCTACGACACCAACGGCGCGATCGTCGCAGCGGCCATCGACGAGAACGGCGGCGAGGCAATCTTCGTCGGCGCCATTCCCGACGATGAAGCAAAGCTCGAAGCCGCCATGCGGCGTGCATTGTCGGGCGCGGACATGCTGGTGCTGTCAGGCGGCACCTCGAAAGGCGCCGGCGACCTGTCTCATCGCATCATCGGCCGGCTCGGGCAGCCCGGCATCATCGCGCACGGCGTTGCGCTCAAGCCCGGCAAGCCGCTGTGCCTTGCGGTGTGCGACGGCAAGCCGGTGGTGATCCTGCCGGGCTTTCCGACCTCGGCGATGTTCACCTTCCACGACATGATCGTGCCGGTGCTGCGCAGGATGGCCGGACTGCCGGCGCGCTCCGATGCCAGGGCGAACGTGACAGTGCCGGTGCGCATTTCTTCCGAGCTCGGCCGCACCGAGTTCGTCATGGTCTCGCTGGTCGAGGGCAAGGACGGCCTGATCGCCTATCCCTCCGGCAAAGGGTCCGGCGCGATCACCTCCTTCGCGCAGGCCGACGGCTTTCTGCGCATCGATGCGATGGCCGACCAGATGCCGGCCGGGACCGCAACCGAGGTGACGCTGTTCACGCCGCATGTGCGGGTGCCAGATCTCGTCATCGTCGGCAGTCACTGCACCGGCCTTGATCTCGTCACCGCGCAGCTCGCGCATGTTGGCCTCTCCGTGCGCTCGATCGCGGTCGGCAGCCTCGGCGGACTTGCGGCGGCCAAGCGCGGCGAATGCGACCTCGCACCGATCCATCTGTTCGACGACAAGAGCGAGACCTACAACACGCCCTACCTCGTCGACGGTCTCGAGCTCGTCCCGGGCTGGCGGCGGATGCAGGGGATCGTCTTCCGCAAAGGCGACAAGCGTTTTGAGGGGCTTGGCGCGAAGGAAGCGGTCGCCGCCGCGCTCGCGGATCCCGCCTGCATCATGGTCAACCGTAACCAGGGCGCCGGCACGCGCATCCTGATCGACCGGCTGCTCGGCGATGCGCGCCCGGAAGGTTACTGGAACCAGCCGCGTTCGCACAACGCGGTTGCCGCGGCCGTCGCGCAGCATCGCGCCGACTGGGGCATGACCATTGCGCCCGTCGCCCATGCGGTCGGCCTCGGCTTCATTCCGTTCGCGGAGGAGCATTATGATTTCGCTCTGGTAACGGCACGCAAGCAGCGGCCGGCGGTGCAGGCGTTTCTCGAGGCACTCGGTTCGGACGAGACGCGTACGGCACTGGAGCGAGCGGGTTTCCGGCCCGCATAG
- a CDS encoding molybdopterin-binding protein, translating into MIQRLPPSLTPLDAALAALLRDIEPVAPMQLSLAGAIGCIAAGAPLMAACPPRDIAAADGWALRATDLVGASSYSPLPLVEAPAWVEAGDAMPVGCDCVLDADAVDASGPLVQVLAEGVPGQGVRRAGSDIGEGTLAAAEGHPISPAALLLARVAGVEKLSVRRPRLRIVNVPGATPTMHLIAETARAAGLEVQMREAPARDAASIAAALGDSACDLVVTIGGSGVGRRDNAVAALAQHGAVLAHGLALLPGRTAAVARIGEVPAVALPGSPDHALAAWFALVLPLVDRVSARQPRRHTTLPLARKIASSVGIAEIALLVREHRAWLPLAVGEWSLQAIARADAWLLIPANEEGFAAGAPVDAYLMRE; encoded by the coding sequence ATGATCCAGCGCCTGCCGCCCTCGCTCACGCCGCTCGACGCAGCACTTGCCGCGTTGCTGCGAGACATTGAACCGGTCGCGCCGATGCAGCTCTCGCTGGCCGGGGCCATCGGCTGCATCGCTGCAGGCGCGCCACTGATGGCGGCCTGTCCGCCTCGTGACATTGCCGCCGCCGATGGCTGGGCATTGCGCGCCACCGATCTCGTCGGCGCGTCCTCCTATTCGCCGCTGCCGCTGGTGGAGGCCCCGGCATGGGTCGAGGCCGGCGATGCCATGCCTGTCGGATGTGATTGTGTCCTTGATGCCGACGCGGTCGATGCATCGGGGCCGCTCGTGCAGGTGCTGGCGGAGGGCGTGCCTGGGCAGGGCGTCAGGCGCGCGGGCAGTGATATCGGCGAAGGGACGCTCGCCGCGGCAGAGGGGCATCCGATCAGTCCGGCCGCTCTATTGCTCGCACGTGTGGCCGGTGTCGAAAAGCTGAGCGTGCGGCGCCCCCGGCTGCGCATCGTCAACGTGCCCGGTGCGACGCCGACCATGCACCTGATTGCGGAGACCGCGCGCGCCGCAGGGCTGGAGGTGCAGATGCGCGAAGCCCCCGCGCGCGACGCGGCATCGATCGCGGCGGCGCTCGGCGATTCCGCCTGCGATCTCGTCGTGACGATCGGCGGCAGTGGCGTCGGCCGCCGGGACAATGCTGTCGCCGCGCTGGCGCAGCACGGCGCCGTGCTCGCCCATGGCCTTGCGCTCCTGCCCGGACGCACCGCCGCTGTGGCGCGGATCGGAGAAGTTCCCGCCGTCGCGTTGCCCGGCTCGCCGGATCATGCGCTCGCGGCCTGGTTTGCGCTCGTGCTTCCGCTCGTCGATCGTGTGTCGGCACGGCAGCCGCGCCGACACACGACCCTGCCGCTTGCGCGAAAAATCGCCTCCAGCGTCGGCATCGCCGAGATCGCTCTATTGGTCAGGGAACATCGGGCATGGCTGCCGCTTGCCGTCGGCGAATGGTCGCTCCAGGCGATCGCCCGTGCGGATGCATGGCTGCTCATTCCCGCCAACGAGGAGGGATTTGCGGCGGGCGCGCCGGTCGATGCTTATCTGATGCGGGAATGA
- a CDS encoding substrate-binding domain-containing protein: protein MAVRRLPVALALLCGLAAGVVASSAQDRAIVLASTTSTQESGLLDHLLPIFRDNTGIDVKVIARRADEVLDGARKGEADVVLTHARPQEEKFVAEGFGVKRLDVMYNDYVLIGPKSDPAGVKGKDIATALKAIEARGAPFVTRGDRSATHAAELALWIVAGIDIAAAKGAWYREASQGMAAALEAARTANAYVLSDRGSWIAFRERGDLDIVVEGDKRLLNQYGVMLVSPEKFPNVKKELGQRFVDWLISREGQAAIAGYKVDGQQLFFPNAGKSGG, encoded by the coding sequence ATGGCCGTTCGCCGCCTGCCCGTTGCATTGGCGCTTCTCTGCGGCCTCGCCGCCGGCGTTGTCGCGTCGTCCGCACAGGACCGCGCGATCGTCCTGGCGTCGACCACATCGACGCAGGAGTCCGGTCTGCTCGATCATCTCCTGCCGATCTTTCGCGACAACACCGGCATCGATGTGAAGGTGATCGCGCGGCGCGCCGACGAGGTGCTTGACGGGGCGCGCAAGGGTGAAGCCGATGTCGTGCTGACCCACGCGCGGCCGCAGGAGGAGAAATTCGTCGCCGAAGGTTTCGGCGTGAAGCGCCTCGACGTGATGTACAACGACTATGTGCTGATCGGACCGAAGAGCGATCCTGCAGGTGTGAAGGGCAAGGACATCGCGACCGCCCTGAAGGCGATCGAGGCCAGGGGCGCGCCGTTCGTGACTCGCGGTGATCGCTCGGCCACCCATGCTGCGGAGCTCGCGCTCTGGATCGTCGCCGGCATCGACATCGCCGCGGCCAAGGGGGCCTGGTATCGCGAGGCCTCGCAGGGCATGGCCGCGGCGCTCGAAGCGGCGCGCACGGCGAATGCCTACGTGCTGTCCGACCGCGGCAGCTGGATCGCCTTCAGGGAGCGTGGCGATCTCGACATCGTCGTCGAAGGCGACAAGCGGCTGCTCAACCAGTACGGCGTGATGCTGGTCAGTCCCGAGAAGTTTCCAAACGTGAAGAAGGAACTGGGGCAACGCTTCGTCGACTGGCTGATCTCGCGGGAGGGGCAGGCGGCGATCGCCGGCTACAAGGTCGATGGACAGCAATTGTTCTTCCCCAACGCGGGCAAGTCCGGCGGCTGA
- a CDS encoding helix-turn-helix transcriptional regulator: protein MEFLTTSEAADYLRLGERKLYELVTTGAIPCTKVTGKWLFPRHELDLWVLSGLARPAGMLTAEPPPVVGGSQDELLDWSLRESGSGLGSMSEGSARGLERLQHDEVMAVAVHFHSLDADGNLASDASATALRDAPDLHDAVLVAFVRREQGLVLPPGNPKRLRGLADVLALGARMAMRQQGTGAQMLLDVLLKRADASTRDLRRIETPALTGPDLAEVVRAGQADCGVATRAAARSAGLDFVPLVWENLDLAMRQRSYFRPAMQALIRFLSERRLRQRAEELTGYDPSPAGQIRFAA from the coding sequence ATGGAATTCCTGACGACAAGTGAAGCGGCTGACTATCTCCGGCTGGGCGAACGCAAGCTCTACGAACTCGTGACCACCGGTGCGATTCCGTGCACCAAGGTGACCGGAAAGTGGCTGTTTCCAAGGCACGAACTCGATCTCTGGGTACTGTCGGGACTGGCGCGTCCCGCCGGCATGCTGACCGCGGAGCCGCCGCCGGTGGTGGGCGGCAGCCAGGACGAGCTGCTGGATTGGAGCCTGCGCGAATCCGGCTCGGGCCTGGGATCGATGAGCGAAGGCAGCGCGCGCGGGCTCGAGCGCCTGCAGCACGACGAGGTGATGGCGGTCGCGGTGCACTTCCACAGCCTCGACGCCGACGGCAATCTTGCCTCCGACGCCAGTGCGACGGCGCTGCGTGACGCGCCGGACCTGCATGACGCGGTGCTGGTCGCGTTCGTGCGCCGTGAGCAGGGCCTGGTGCTGCCGCCGGGCAATCCCAAACGGCTGCGCGGCCTCGCCGACGTGCTCGCGCTCGGCGCGCGGATGGCGATGCGGCAACAGGGTACGGGCGCGCAGATGCTGCTCGACGTGCTGCTGAAGCGCGCCGACGCCTCGACGCGCGATCTGCGCCGGATCGAGACACCGGCCCTCACCGGACCGGATCTCGCCGAAGTGGTCCGCGCCGGACAAGCCGATTGCGGCGTGGCGACGCGCGCGGCAGCGCGCTCGGCCGGGCTCGATTTCGTGCCGCTGGTCTGGGAGAATCTGGACCTCGCGATGCGGCAGCGCAGCTATTTCCGCCCCGCCATGCAGGCCCTGATCCGATTCCTCAGCGAACGGCGGCTGCGGCAGCGCGCCGAGGAGCTGACCGGCTACGATCCCTCGCCGGCGGGACAGATCCGCTTCGCGGCCTGA
- a CDS encoding ABC transporter substrate-binding protein — protein sequence MNPARFGLPVAAGFVATALAAALLPDTAMAQVSDDIVKIGVLTDMNGPASAPTGQGSVTAAQMAIDDFGGTVLGKPISIVVGDHQLKADIGASLARRWYDVEQVDLIVDVPVSAVGLAVQNIANEKKRLFITHSTGTADFHGKFCSPYAMQWVFDTRALAVGTADAVVKRGGDSWFFITDDYAFGHSLERDASTVITANGGKVLGSVKPPLATPDLSSFVLQAQASKAKIIGIAAGPPNNMNEIKTGSEFGVFKGGQQMAALLALITDIHGLGLQAAQGLLLTTSFYWDMDDKTRAWSKRYFAKMNKMPSMWQAGVYSSVIHYLNAIKDAGTDDPLKVAAAMRAKPVEDFFARNGRLRDDNLMVHDLWLVQVKTPEESKYPWDYYKILTTISGDKAFGPPDPACAMVKK from the coding sequence GTGAATCCAGCGAGATTTGGACTGCCGGTCGCGGCTGGCTTTGTCGCGACGGCTTTGGCGGCAGCGCTGCTGCCTGATACCGCGATGGCGCAGGTTTCCGACGACATCGTCAAGATCGGCGTGCTCACTGACATGAACGGCCCCGCCTCCGCGCCGACCGGCCAGGGTTCGGTGACGGCGGCGCAGATGGCGATCGACGATTTCGGCGGCACCGTGCTCGGCAAGCCGATCAGCATTGTGGTCGGCGACCACCAGCTCAAGGCCGACATCGGCGCCTCGCTCGCGCGGCGCTGGTACGACGTCGAGCAGGTCGATCTGATCGTCGACGTGCCGGTCTCCGCAGTCGGGCTCGCGGTGCAGAACATCGCCAACGAGAAGAAGCGGCTGTTCATCACCCACTCGACCGGCACCGCGGATTTCCACGGCAAGTTCTGCTCGCCCTACGCGATGCAGTGGGTGTTCGACACCCGCGCGCTCGCGGTCGGCACTGCGGACGCGGTCGTCAAGCGCGGCGGCGACAGCTGGTTCTTCATCACCGACGATTATGCCTTCGGCCATTCCTTGGAGCGCGACGCCTCCACCGTCATCACCGCCAATGGCGGCAAGGTGCTGGGATCGGTGAAGCCGCCGCTGGCAACGCCGGACCTGTCCTCCTTCGTGCTGCAGGCGCAGGCCTCCAAGGCCAAGATCATCGGCATTGCGGCGGGTCCCCCCAACAACATGAACGAGATCAAGACCGGCTCGGAGTTCGGCGTGTTCAAGGGCGGCCAGCAGATGGCGGCGCTGCTGGCGCTGATCACCGACATCCACGGCCTCGGCCTGCAGGCCGCGCAAGGCCTGTTGCTGACGACGTCGTTCTATTGGGACATGGACGACAAGACCCGCGCATGGTCGAAGCGCTATTTCGCCAAGATGAACAAGATGCCTTCGATGTGGCAGGCCGGCGTCTACTCCAGCGTGATCCACTATCTCAACGCCATCAAGGATGCCGGCACCGACGATCCGCTCAAGGTTGCCGCCGCCATGCGCGCAAAACCGGTCGAGGATTTCTTCGCCCGCAACGGCCGCTTACGCGACGACAATCTGATGGTGCACGACCTCTGGCTGGTGCAGGTGAAGACGCCGGAGGAGAGCAAATATCCGTGGGACTATTACAAGATCCTCACGACCATTTCCGGCGACAAGGCGTTCGGGCCGCCGGACCCGGCGTGTGCGATGGTGAAGAAGTGA
- a CDS encoding TAXI family TRAP transporter solute-binding subunit, translating to MRFASLVLVAAALLANPLASPAAAQTGGNAISTKTPSVTLSLGTATPGGGFPLYGNAFAQAMNAADASVTIAPRNTKGSNENIPLLEKGELDLALVAGEPAYEAFAGIGRAPVRLKILTAIYSNPGMFVVRADSPYKTIRDLVGQPVAFGAKGSGLPILARYVLDGLGLKQDEDFKAIYLDRAGDGPAMVEDGRVAALWGAGIGWPGFAAVASSPSGARFIAPSTEEITRIRAKHAFLKPLLVPAGSYPKQSEPIDSLGSWSFVLTREDLPDDAAYRLAKTLHAVEATFCKQLAQACETTASNTVAAAPRPELIHPGVIKYFREIGVVR from the coding sequence ATGAGATTCGCTTCACTCGTCCTCGTCGCCGCGGCGCTGCTCGCAAATCCACTCGCAAGTCCCGCCGCTGCTCAAACCGGAGGCAACGCCATTTCGACCAAGACACCCAGCGTGACACTCAGCCTGGGCACCGCGACGCCCGGCGGCGGCTTCCCGCTCTATGGCAATGCCTTTGCGCAAGCGATGAACGCGGCCGATGCGTCGGTCACCATCGCACCCCGCAACACCAAGGGCAGCAACGAGAACATTCCGCTGCTGGAGAAGGGTGAGCTCGATCTCGCGCTGGTCGCGGGCGAGCCCGCCTACGAGGCTTTCGCCGGCATCGGCCGCGCGCCCGTGCGGCTGAAGATCCTCACCGCGATCTACTCCAACCCCGGGATGTTCGTGGTGCGGGCGGACAGTCCCTACAAGACCATCCGCGATCTGGTCGGCCAGCCCGTCGCGTTCGGCGCCAAGGGCTCCGGCCTGCCGATCCTGGCGCGCTATGTGCTCGACGGTCTCGGCCTCAAGCAGGACGAGGACTTCAAGGCGATCTATCTCGACCGCGCCGGCGACGGCCCCGCGATGGTCGAGGACGGCCGTGTCGCAGCGCTCTGGGGCGCCGGCATCGGCTGGCCCGGCTTTGCGGCTGTGGCCTCGAGCCCGTCAGGCGCGCGCTTCATCGCGCCCAGCACTGAGGAGATCACACGGATCCGCGCCAAACACGCGTTCCTGAAACCGCTGCTCGTGCCGGCCGGCTCCTATCCAAAACAGTCCGAACCGATCGACTCGCTCGGCTCCTGGAGTTTTGTCCTCACGCGCGAGGATCTGCCCGATGATGCCGCCTATCGTCTGGCCAAGACGCTGCACGCCGTCGAGGCGACCTTCTGCAAGCAGCTCGCGCAGGCCTGCGAGACCACGGCGTCGAACACGGTTGCGGCGGCGCCGCGGCCGGAGCTGATCCATCCGGGCGTGATAAAGTATTTTCGCGAGATCGGTGTGGTGAGGTGA